The Altererythrobacter sp. H2 genomic sequence CCAGGTGCTGCCGCCGTCGGGCACCAGCCCGATGTTGACGAAGGCCTGGAGGAAATAGGCGCTCTTGCTCGCGATGGTGAAATCCGCCGCCAGCGCAAGACTGCAGCCCACGCCCGCCGCCGGGCCATTGACCGCGCAGATCACCGGCACTTGCAGGCGCATCACGTGGCCGACCGCCGGGTTGTAATGGTTCTGCAGCGCCCGGTGGCTGCCGCCCTTGGCCGCCAGCGCGCTGGCCTCGCCGCGTGCGGCCAGGTCCGCGCCTGAGCAGAAGCCCTTGCCCGCCCCGGTGATCAGCACCGCGCGCGCGTCACCCAGATCATACAGCGCCGCGCCGATCTCGTCCGCCATCGCCGGCGGCATGGCGTTCAATCGCTCGGGCCGGTTGAGGGTAATGGTCAGCAGCGGGCCATCGCGTTCTGCGAGGATAGTTTCGTAGGACATCAGTGCTCTCCTGCGGGTGTTTCCATGATCTCTGTCAGCATGCCCTGCATGTCCTTGGGATGGACGAAAAAGATAGGCGTGCCATGCGCGCCGATCCGGGTGGGGCCGAGGATGCGCTTGCCCTGCCCTTCGAACCATTCGCGCGCGGCGGCAATATCAGGCACTTCGAAGCAGACATGGTGCTGCCCGCCCAGGGGGTTCTTGTCGAGGAACCCGCGAATGGCGGAGCCTTCGCCGAGCGGCTCGATCAGTTCGATCTGCGTGCCGTCCATTCCGGAGTGCGTGGGGGTGTTGACGAAGCACACCTTCACCCCCTGCTCCGGCAGGTCGAACGGCTCGGTAATATCGGTCGCGCCCATGGCGTCGCGGTAGAACGCGATCGAGTCCGCGATGGAGGGCGTGGCGACCCCGATGTGGTTGAAACGGCCTAGTTTCATGCTTTTTTCTCTATCTGTGTTTGATCGACGGGCAATTGGCCGATTTCGTAAGCCGCGAAGCCGATTCCGACCATAAATGCGGCGATTGAGAGTCCCAGCAACACAGCGCCAACCACAATGGCACCGCTAGGTTCTGGATCATACGTATCGTTTTCGCACGTATCGAGCCCTTGTCCCTTCCAGAGACTATTGGTTAACTTCCCCGCATAGTCCGCAGCACCAATAGCAAGGACGATACCGCTACCTAACGTCAAGCCAATACCTCCCAAAAAAGCCCACGCTGGCCCAGCAAACATTATCGGGGCAAACTGCGTCGAATTGAATCCCGCGATAAGCGCTGCTGAATGGAAAACAGCAGTGCTCGTAAGGACCCATTTCAATAGCCCGATCGATCCTTCGAAAAAGCGCGAAATTGCGTCGCGTGCAATTGCTTTACGCTCTTCAAAAACCCAATCTGGAAGTTTGTCAGTCAAGAGCTACTCACAGCGGAATATTGTCATGCTTCTTCCACGGGTTCTCCAGCACCTTTCCGCGCAGCCTTCTCAGCCCTGAGGCGATCCGGCGGCGGGTCGAGTGGGGGTAGATCACCTCGTCGATATAGCCGCGCTGGGCGGCGACGAAGGGGTTGGCGAAGCGGGCTTCGTATTCCTTGGTGCGCTCGGCGATTTCCTCCGGCGTCTTGCCACGGAAGATGATCTCCACCGCGCCCTTTGCGCCCATCACCGCGATCTCGGCGGTCGGCCAGGCGTAGTTGAGATCGCCGCGCAGATGCTTCGATGCCATCACGTCGTACGCCCCGCCGTAGGCCTTGCGGGTGATCACGGTGATCTTGGGCACGGTCGCCTCGGCATAGGCGAACAATAGCTTCGCGCCGTGCTTGATGATCCCGCCCAGTTCCTGCGCCGTGCCGGGGAGGAAGCCGGGCACGTCGACGAAGGTCAGGATCGGGATTTCGAACGCATCGCAGAACCGCACGAACCGCGCCGCCTTCTTCGACGAGTTGATATCGAGACAGCCCGCCAGCACCATCGGCTGGTTGGCGACCACGCCCACGGTGCGCCCTTCGATCCGGCCGAATCCGCACAGGATATTGCCTGCGTGCCCCGGCTGGATTTCGAAAAACTCGCCTTCGTCCAGCACCTTGCGGACGACTTCGTGCATGTCATAGGGCTGGTTGGCGTTGTCGGGGATCAGCGTGTCGAGGCTCGGCTCCTCCCGGTCCCACGGGTCGCTGGTCGGCCGTTCGGGCACGGTCTCGCGGTTCGACAAGGGCAGGAAATCGAAGAAGGCGCGGGTGGCCATCAATGCTTCGATATCGTTCTCGAACGCCACGTCGGCCACGCTGGTCTTGGTGGTATGCGTCACCGCCCCGCCCAGTTCCTCCTGCGTCACCACTTCGTTGGTCACGGTCTTGACCACGTCCGGCCCGGTGACGAACATGTAGGAGCTGTCCTTCACCATGAAGATGAAGTCGGTCATCGCGGGCGAGTAGACCGCCCCGCCGGCACATGGCCCCATGATCAGGCTGATCTGCGGCACCACTCCCGATGCCAGCACATTGCGCTGGAACACTTCGGCGTAGCCGCCAAGCGATGCCACGCCTTCCTGGATTCGCGCCCCGCCCGAATCGTTGAGGCCGATCACCGGCGCGCCGACCTTCATCGCCATGTCCATCACCTTGCAGATCTTCTCCGCATGGCGCTTGGAAAGAGAGCCGCCGAACACGGTGAAATCCTGGCTGAACACGAACACCAGCCGCCCGTTGATCGTGCCGCTGCCGGTGACCACACCGTCACCCGGGATCTTCTGCTGCTCCATCCCGAAATCGACGCAGTCATGCTCGACATAGGTGTCCAGCTCCTCGAAGCTGTCCTCGTCGAGCAGCACTTCGAGGCGTTCGCGCGCGGTCAGCTTGCCCTTGGCGTGCTGCGCGTCGATCCGCTTCTGGCCGCCGCCCACGCGGGCGGCTTCGCGGCGCTTTTCCATTTCGGCGATATTGGCGGACATCGGCGCTCCCTGAGTGGTGCCTGATTCACGGGCAGGCATTCGTATGCATGGCTTGGTTGGGGCGGTTAGCCATCCCCTTGCCCCAGCGTCAAGCAAACGCAGCTTGGGCTGTCAAAAGCGCAGTGTGATGCGCCGGGCCAGCGCGGGCGAGATCGATTCGGCCCAGCGCAGGGCGCGGGTCATGCCGATATTGGCCTCGTACCGGCCCTGCTCGATCGCCGTTACGATCTGGCGGGCGCATTCAGCGGCGGGCATCTTCTTCATCGGGTTTCCGGCGTTCATCTGGGTGTCGACCACCGGCGGCAGCGCCTCAATCACCCGCACCGTGCTGCCTTTGAGCTGCTCGCGAAGGGCCAGGGTGTAGAACCGCAGGCCCGCCTTGGTGGCGCAATAGACCGGCTGGCGCGCCGCCGGGGCAATGGCGAGGCCGCTGGTAACATTGACGATGGCCGCCTCCGGGCGGGAACGGAGCCGCTCGATCAGCGCGGTGGACAGCCGGATCGGGGCGGAAAGGTTGGCGTAGATGCAGTCGTCGGCCGCGTCGGCATCGGGCGTGCCCTTGCGGACATCGTGATCGACCAGTTGCCCGGCGTTGTTGATCAGCACGTCGATGTCCTCATCGACAATCTGGGCGACCAGTGCGTCAACTCCGGCCGCGTTCGACAGGTCGGCCGCCCGCGCGTCGAATCCCTCGGCGCGCATGAAGTCGAGCCGTTCACGATTGCGCCCGGTCACGATCACCCGCGCGCCTTTCGCTTTCAGCTGCCGCGCCAGTTCACGCCCGATCCCGGCGCTGCCGCCGGTCAGCAGGACTGTCTTTCCCTCAAGCTGCATCGGATCCACCCTCCTGCCCACCGGCCTACGCGCAAGCCTTGCCGCCCGCAACGCAATGCGCGACACGGGCGAACATGGAACAGGTCGACTTTCTGGTGATCGGGGCAGGCATTGCGGGGCTTTCCGCCGCCGCACGCCTGGCCCGGCACGGGCGCACGGTGGTGTGCGAGGCAGAGGCGGCGCCGGGGGTCCATTCCTCCGGCCGCAGTGCCGCCTTTGCGCACTTCGACATGGATGCCCCGCTGGTACGCGCCCTCACTGCCGCCAGCCTGCCGCTGCTGGAAGAACCCGGTGCAAGGCCGCACCCGGCGCTGTTCATCGCGCTGCAGGGGCAGGAAACCGACCTCGCGCGGGTCGAGGCGGGTTACCGCGAATGGGCCGAGGTGGAGCGGCTGACGGTGGCCGAGGCGCAAGCGCTGGTTCCCGTGCTGGAGAGCAGCAAGATCATCGGCGCACTGCTCGATCCCCACGGCCGCAAGCTCGATGCCCATGCCCTGCTGGAGGGGCACCGGCGCGCTCTGATGCAGGGCGGCGGAGTGCTCGCCACCAACGCGCAGGTCACAGGAATCGCATTCACCGGCCAGCGCTGGCAGGTCGATACGCCGGGGCAGAGCTATAGCGCGCGGGTGGTCGTCAACGCGGCCGGTGCCTGGGCGGACGCGGTCGCCGCACTGGCCGGCGTGGCAGGGATCGGCCTGCAACCGATGCGCCGCACCGTGATCACCTTTGACGTGGACAATGACGTCTCCGCCTGGCCCTTCACCAAGACGGTCGGCCCCGGCTTCTACATCGAGCCGGAAGGCCGCGGCCGCCTGCTCGCCTGCCCGATGGACGAGCACCCCTGCGCGCCGTGCGATGCGCAGCCGGAGGAAGAGGACGTGGCGCTCACCGCCTGGCGGGTCGAGCAGGCGACCACCCTCACCATCCCGCGCCTCGCCAGCAAGTGGGCGGGCCTGAGGAGCTTCACGCCGGACCGGCTGCCGGTGGCGGGGTTCGACCCGGACGCGCCGGGGTTCTTCTGGCTCGCGGGGCAAGGCGGGTTCGGCCTGCAGACCTCGCCCGCGATGGCGCTCGCCGCAGAGGCGCTGGTAGCTGGCGGAGCATGGCCGGAGGAACTGCGCGCCGTCGGCGTGGCGGCCAGCGATCTCTCGCCAGCCCGCCTGCGCCGCTAGGCTACTTCAGCAGCACCAGTTCTTCCGCCATGGTCGGGTGGATCGCCACGGTCGCGTCGAAGTCGGCCTTGGTCAGCCCCGCGCGCACCGCCACGGCGAAGCCCTGGAGGATTTCCGGCGCATCCTGCCCGATCATGTGAATGCCCACCACCCGGTCGGTCGCCGCATCGACCACCATCTTGTAGAGGCTGCGCTCGTTGCGCCCGGCCACCACGTTCTTCATCGAGCGAAAATCGGACTGGTAGACCTTGACTGAGCCGAGCGTGTTGCGCGCCTCGCCTTCGGTCAGGCCGACCGAGGCAATCGGCGGGTGGCTGAACACCGCGCTGGGCACGCAGCTGTAATCGACCGTGGTTGGGGTTCCCCCGAACACAGTATCGGCAAAGGCCTGCCCCTCGCGGATCGCCACCGGGGTCAGCTGCACCCGGTCGGTCACGTCGCCAACCGCATAGATGTGATCGACATTGGTCTTGCTGAAGCGGTCGACCAGGATCTCGCCCCGGGCGCCCTGCTCCACGCCCGCCGTTTCGAGGCCCAGCCCCTCCACATTCGGCACGCGCCCGGTGGCATAGAGCACCAGGTCCACCTCGCACGGTTCGTAATTGGTCATGTGGACGCGCAGCTTACCGCCTTCGATCTGCTCGATTTTCTCGAACAGCGCGTTGAAGCGGAAGTCGATGCCCTTGGTCAGGCTGATCTGGAGCAGCCGGTCCCGCAAGGCCTCGTCATATCCGCGCAGCAGCTGGTCGCTGCGGTTCATCAGGCAGACCTTGGAGCCGAACTCGTTGAAGATCCCGGCGAACTCGTTGGCGATATAACCGCCGCCCGCGATCAGCACTTTCTCCGGAATGGCCTCGAGATGGAACACCTCGTTGGAGGTGATGCCGTGCTCGCTGCCGGGAAACTCGGGCACGTGCGGCCGGGCGCCGGTAGCGATCAGGATATACTTAGCGGTCACCACCTCGCCGCTGGCCAGGGTAAGTTCGTGCAGGCCGGTGATGGTGGCGCGTTCGTTGAAGATGGTCACGCCGTGGTTGTCGAGCGTCTGGGTGTAGAGGCCGTTCAACCGGGTCACGTCGTCCTGCACGATATCGCGCAGGCGCGGCCAGTCGAATATCTTGCCTTCGACGTCCCAGCCGAACCGCTGGGCGTCGACCAGGTCTTCGGCAAAGTGCGCGCCGTAGACCAGCATCTTCTTCGGCACGCAGCCGCGGATCACGCAGGTGCCGCCAACGCGGTATTCCTCCGCCACCGCCACTTTCGCGCCGTGCGCAGCCGCAACGCGGCTGGCGCGGACCCCGCCGGAGCCCGCGCCAATCGTGAACAGATCGAAATCGTAAGTATCGGCCATGCGTGTTCTCCGTCAGGCCGGCGATATGGCGGGTGGAGGCACGCTTGCCAACCTCCCGCCATCACACCGGCTGTGCGGAAACCTGTTCGCAGGCCTCCCGGCAGCGGTTACCGCTGGCCGGGACGGCTCCGGCGGCGATCGGCCGGGCGGCGCTGTTCGCCCTGGCCGCCACCACCGGCGCCTTCGCGCCGGGGCTGACCCGGACGGGCCGGACGCTTGGCCTTGTTGGCAGCACCGCCCTCGCCCCGTTCACCACCGCCACGCGGCGTGACCCGGGGGCGGGCCATCTTCTGCTGCACTTCGCGCTTGGTCGGGCCAACGCCCTCGACCACGGCGCGGAAGTTGTCCGGCAAGGCCAGCCGTTCGAACTCGGCATCGGTCACCTTGCGGATGTCCTTGAGGTGGGCGCGTTCGTCCTCGGCGCAGAACGCGATCGCGATCCCGTCCTTGCCCGCACGCGCGGTCCGCCCGATCCGGTGGACATACTGTTCCGGCACATTGGGCAGTTCGTAGTTGATCACGTGGCTGACGCCGGGAATGTCGATCCCGCGCGCGGCCACGTCGGTTGCTACCAGCACCGGAACCCGGGCCGACTTGAACTCGGCCAGAGCGCGTTCACGCTGCGGCTGGCTCTTGTTGCCGTGGATGGCGTTGGCGGGAATGCCGATCTGGGCCAGCTTCTTCACCACGCGGTCCGCGCCGTGCTTGGTGCGGCTGAAAACCAGCACCCGCTCCAGCTTGCCCGGAACCGGGTGGCGGCCCTGCAGGATCATTTCGAGCAGCGACTGCTTCTCGTCCTGCTGGACCATGAACAGGTACTGGTCGACCCGCTCGGCAGTGGTCGCCGCCGGGGTAACCGCGACCTGCGCCGGGTTGTTGAGGTAGTTCTTCGACAGGTCGCGGATGCTGGTCGGCATGGTCGCGCTGAACAGCAGGGTCTGGCGCTCCTTGGGCAGCATCGGCACGATCTTGCGCAGGGCGTGGATGAAGCCGAGGTCAAGCATCTGGTCCGCCTCGTCGAGGACGAGGATTTCAACGCCGCCGAGGCCGAAAGCCTTCTGGTCGATCAGGTCAAGCAGGCGGCCCGGGGTGGCGACAAGGATGTCGGTGCCGCGGTGCAGCTTGTTGCGATCCTTGCCGACGGACGTGCCGCCGACGATCGACTGGACCTTGAGCCCGCACAGCGCGCCGTAATCCTTGGCCGACTGGGCAATCTGCCCGGCCAGTTCGCGGGTCGGGGCCAGCACCAGCATGCGGCAGGACTTGAACGGGGTCTGCCGGTCGGCATCGCGCAGCCGGTCAATGCTGGGAAGCATGAAGGCGGCAGTCTTGCCGGTGCCGGTCTGGGCGATACCGAGCAGGTCGCGCCCTTCGAGAAGATAGGGGATCGCCTGTTCCTGGATCGGGGTCG encodes the following:
- the mce gene encoding methylmalonyl-CoA epimerase: MKLGRFNHIGVATPSIADSIAFYRDAMGATDITEPFDLPEQGVKVCFVNTPTHSGMDGTQIELIEPLGEGSAIRGFLDKNPLGGQHHVCFEVPDIAAAREWFEGQGKRILGPTRIGAHGTPIFFVHPKDMQGMLTEIMETPAGEH
- a CDS encoding enoyl-CoA hydratase-related protein is translated as MSYETILAERDGPLLTITLNRPERLNAMPPAMADEIGAALYDLGDARAVLITGAGKGFCSGADLAARGEASALAAKGGSHRALQNHYNPAVGHVMRLQVPVICAVNGPAAGVGCSLALAADFTIASKSAYFLQAFVNIGLVPDGGSTWLLARAIGRARATRMMMLGEKIGAEQAEEWGLIYKAVEDADLMGEARALALKLANGPTLAYATMKKNIALAMDGTLPEVLVAEAEGQRIAGASADAMEGGMAFLQKRKAEFKGK
- a CDS encoding acyl-CoA carboxylase subunit beta; this translates as MSANIAEMEKRREAARVGGGQKRIDAQHAKGKLTARERLEVLLDEDSFEELDTYVEHDCVDFGMEQQKIPGDGVVTGSGTINGRLVFVFSQDFTVFGGSLSKRHAEKICKVMDMAMKVGAPVIGLNDSGGARIQEGVASLGGYAEVFQRNVLASGVVPQISLIMGPCAGGAVYSPAMTDFIFMVKDSSYMFVTGPDVVKTVTNEVVTQEELGGAVTHTTKTSVADVAFENDIEALMATRAFFDFLPLSNRETVPERPTSDPWDREEPSLDTLIPDNANQPYDMHEVVRKVLDEGEFFEIQPGHAGNILCGFGRIEGRTVGVVANQPMVLAGCLDINSSKKAARFVRFCDAFEIPILTFVDVPGFLPGTAQELGGIIKHGAKLLFAYAEATVPKITVITRKAYGGAYDVMASKHLRGDLNYAWPTAEIAVMGAKGAVEIIFRGKTPEEIAERTKEYEARFANPFVAAQRGYIDEVIYPHSTRRRIASGLRRLRGKVLENPWKKHDNIPL
- a CDS encoding SDR family oxidoreductase; its protein translation is MQLEGKTVLLTGGSAGIGRELARQLKAKGARVIVTGRNRERLDFMRAEGFDARAADLSNAAGVDALVAQIVDEDIDVLINNAGQLVDHDVRKGTPDADAADDCIYANLSAPIRLSTALIERLRSRPEAAIVNVTSGLAIAPAARQPVYCATKAGLRFYTLALREQLKGSTVRVIEALPPVVDTQMNAGNPMKKMPAAECARQIVTAIEQGRYEANIGMTRALRWAESISPALARRITLRF
- a CDS encoding NAD(P)/FAD-dependent oxidoreductase; the encoded protein is MEQVDFLVIGAGIAGLSAAARLARHGRTVVCEAEAAPGVHSSGRSAAFAHFDMDAPLVRALTAASLPLLEEPGARPHPALFIALQGQETDLARVEAGYREWAEVERLTVAEAQALVPVLESSKIIGALLDPHGRKLDAHALLEGHRRALMQGGGVLATNAQVTGIAFTGQRWQVDTPGQSYSARVVVNAAGAWADAVAALAGVAGIGLQPMRRTVITFDVDNDVSAWPFTKTVGPGFYIEPEGRGRLLACPMDEHPCAPCDAQPEEEDVALTAWRVEQATTLTIPRLASKWAGLRSFTPDRLPVAGFDPDAPGFFWLAGQGGFGLQTSPAMALAAEALVAGGAWPEELRAVGVAASDLSPARLRR
- a CDS encoding DEAD/DEAH box helicase yields the protein MTTTFEQLGLSQPILQALDLKGYTTPTPIQEQAIPYLLEGRDLLGIAQTGTGKTAAFMLPSIDRLRDADRQTPFKSCRMLVLAPTRELAGQIAQSAKDYGALCGLKVQSIVGGTSVGKDRNKLHRGTDILVATPGRLLDLIDQKAFGLGGVEILVLDEADQMLDLGFIHALRKIVPMLPKERQTLLFSATMPTSIRDLSKNYLNNPAQVAVTPAATTAERVDQYLFMVQQDEKQSLLEMILQGRHPVPGKLERVLVFSRTKHGADRVVKKLAQIGIPANAIHGNKSQPQRERALAEFKSARVPVLVATDVAARGIDIPGVSHVINYELPNVPEQYVHRIGRTARAGKDGIAIAFCAEDERAHLKDIRKVTDAEFERLALPDNFRAVVEGVGPTKREVQQKMARPRVTPRGGGERGEGGAANKAKRPARPGQPRREGAGGGGQGEQRRPADRRRSRPGQR
- the gorA gene encoding glutathione-disulfide reductase, which gives rise to MADTYDFDLFTIGAGSGGVRASRVAAAHGAKVAVAEEYRVGGTCVIRGCVPKKMLVYGAHFAEDLVDAQRFGWDVEGKIFDWPRLRDIVQDDVTRLNGLYTQTLDNHGVTIFNERATITGLHELTLASGEVVTAKYILIATGARPHVPEFPGSEHGITSNEVFHLEAIPEKVLIAGGGYIANEFAGIFNEFGSKVCLMNRSDQLLRGYDEALRDRLLQISLTKGIDFRFNALFEKIEQIEGGKLRVHMTNYEPCEVDLVLYATGRVPNVEGLGLETAGVEQGARGEILVDRFSKTNVDHIYAVGDVTDRVQLTPVAIREGQAFADTVFGGTPTTVDYSCVPSAVFSHPPIASVGLTEGEARNTLGSVKVYQSDFRSMKNVVAGRNERSLYKMVVDAATDRVVGIHMIGQDAPEILQGFAVAVRAGLTKADFDATVAIHPTMAEELVLLK